From a region of the Eulemur rufifrons isolate Redbay chromosome 7, OSU_ERuf_1, whole genome shotgun sequence genome:
- the BTLA gene encoding B- and T-lymphocyte attenuator isoform X1: MKTLPAMLGIGKLFWVLFLSPHPDIWSIHGEESCDVQLYIKRQSVHSVSAGDHFKLECPVKYCDDRPNVTWCKLKGSDCLRLGDGFQPHTSWKEDKNISVFILHFEPVSPSDNGSYRCFVNLSSKLITSHSTIIHVTDSTSASGRPSKEEMENTPWLLYSLLPLGGLLLLIASFCLFFCLRRHQGKQKKLSDTARRDIDMVDVPQPFKTEQTEEGTGQNSQTLPSETGIYDNDPETWFRMQEGSEVYSQPHLEENKHGIVYASLNHSIIGINPRQARNVQETPTEYASICVRS; the protein is encoded by the exons ATGAAGACACTGCCAGCCATGCTTGGAATTGGGAAATTGTTTTGGGTCCTCTTCCTAAGCCCACATCCAGACATTTGGAGCATCCACG GGGAAGAATCATGTGATGTACAACTTTACATTAAGAGACAATCCGTACACTCTGTCTCAGCGGGAGATCACTTTAAACTGGAATGCCCTGTGAAATACTGTGATGACAGGCCTAATGTGACTTGGTGCAAGCTCAAAGGATCAGACTGTTTACGTCTTGGAGATGGATTTCAACCACACACAAGTTGGAAAGAAGACaagaatatttcagtttttatccTACATTTCGAACCAGTGTCTCCTAGTGACAATGGGTCATACCGCTGTTTTGTGAATCTTTCGTCAAAACTCATTACAAGCCACTCAACAATCATTCATGTGACAG ATTCAACCAGTGCCTCAGGAAGACCCTCCAAGGAAGAGATGGAAAACACACCATGGCTTCTTTATAGTTTGCTTCCTTTGGGGGGATTGCTTCTACTCATTGCCAGTTTCTGCCTGTTCTTCTGCCTGAGAAGGCACCAAG GGAAACAAAAGAAGCTCTCTGATACAGCGAGAAGGGACATTGACATG GTTGATGTTCCCCAGCCCTTTAAGACTGAGCAAACAGAAGAGGGCACTGGACAAAATTCCCAAACACTGCCATCAGAAACTGGAATTTATGATAATGACCCTGAAACTTGGTTCAGGATGCAGGAAGGGTCTGAAGTTTATTCTCAACCACACCTGGAGGAAAACAAACATGGCATTGTTTATGCTTCCCTGAACCATTCCATCATTGGAATAAACCCAAGACAGGCAAGAAATGTGCAAGAAACACCGACAGAATATGCATCCATATGTGTGAGGAGTTAA
- the BTLA gene encoding B- and T-lymphocyte attenuator isoform X2: MKTLPAMLGIGKLFWVLFLSPHPDIWSIHGEESCDVQLYIKRQSVHSVSAGDHFKLECPVKYCDDRPNVTWCKLKGSDCLRLGDGFQPHTSWKEDKNISVFILHFEPVSPSDNGSYRCFVNLSSKLITSHSTIIHVTGKQKKLSDTARRDIDMVDVPQPFKTEQTEEGTGQNSQTLPSETGIYDNDPETWFRMQEGSEVYSQPHLEENKHGIVYASLNHSIIGINPRQARNVQETPTEYASICVRS, encoded by the exons ATGAAGACACTGCCAGCCATGCTTGGAATTGGGAAATTGTTTTGGGTCCTCTTCCTAAGCCCACATCCAGACATTTGGAGCATCCACG GGGAAGAATCATGTGATGTACAACTTTACATTAAGAGACAATCCGTACACTCTGTCTCAGCGGGAGATCACTTTAAACTGGAATGCCCTGTGAAATACTGTGATGACAGGCCTAATGTGACTTGGTGCAAGCTCAAAGGATCAGACTGTTTACGTCTTGGAGATGGATTTCAACCACACACAAGTTGGAAAGAAGACaagaatatttcagtttttatccTACATTTCGAACCAGTGTCTCCTAGTGACAATGGGTCATACCGCTGTTTTGTGAATCTTTCGTCAAAACTCATTACAAGCCACTCAACAATCATTCATGTGACAG GGAAACAAAAGAAGCTCTCTGATACAGCGAGAAGGGACATTGACATG GTTGATGTTCCCCAGCCCTTTAAGACTGAGCAAACAGAAGAGGGCACTGGACAAAATTCCCAAACACTGCCATCAGAAACTGGAATTTATGATAATGACCCTGAAACTTGGTTCAGGATGCAGGAAGGGTCTGAAGTTTATTCTCAACCACACCTGGAGGAAAACAAACATGGCATTGTTTATGCTTCCCTGAACCATTCCATCATTGGAATAAACCCAAGACAGGCAAGAAATGTGCAAGAAACACCGACAGAATATGCATCCATATGTGTGAGGAGTTAA